The following proteins come from a genomic window of Flavobacterium eburneipallidum:
- a CDS encoding circularly permuted type 2 ATP-grasp protein: protein MMELTPKLNPNGWDEMFSSKGVRTSYSKVLQTIQNLSPENLSQKQKQSADFFMNQGITFTVYSDDNQGIERIFPFDIIPRIITKKEWNEVESGIKQRLKALNLFLEDIYNEQLIIKEGLIPASLIASCPHYIQEVHGIKLPHNIHIHIAGIDLIRGAKGEFYVLEDNLRCPSGVSYMLENREITKRIFPEMLSANHVSMVGKYPMILHNILISMSPRNISNPNVVLLTPGIYNSAYYEHTFLARQMGVPLVEGRDLVVNNNRVYMKTTSGLQQVDVIYRRLDDEYMDPLVFKPDSTLGVPGLISAYKHGNVALVNAVGNGVADDKAVYAFVPQMIKFYLNEEPILKNVPTYQMENEEEREHVFANMENMVIKETNQSGGYGMIMGNKATQEELEKGKIAILADPRNFIAQPIIQLSTVPCLIDGELKLRHVDLRPYALCGPNGVEIVPGGLTRVALTEGSLVVNSSQGGGSKDTWIIE, encoded by the coding sequence ATGATGGAGTTGACACCAAAATTAAACCCGAATGGTTGGGACGAAATGTTTTCGAGTAAAGGAGTACGAACTTCTTATTCGAAAGTATTGCAAACGATACAAAACTTGAGTCCCGAAAATTTAAGTCAAAAGCAAAAACAATCTGCTGATTTTTTTATGAATCAGGGTATCACTTTTACGGTTTATAGCGATGACAACCAAGGAATTGAACGCATTTTCCCGTTTGATATTATTCCTAGAATTATTACCAAAAAAGAATGGAACGAAGTAGAATCAGGTATTAAACAACGTTTGAAAGCGCTGAATTTATTTTTGGAAGACATTTACAACGAGCAACTTATCATCAAAGAAGGCTTGATTCCTGCTTCATTAATTGCATCTTGTCCACATTACATTCAGGAAGTTCATGGTATTAAATTACCACATAACATTCACATTCACATTGCTGGAATCGATTTAATTCGTGGAGCAAAAGGCGAATTTTATGTCTTGGAAGACAACCTTAGATGTCCGAGTGGTGTGAGTTATATGCTAGAGAATCGTGAAATAACCAAACGAATTTTTCCAGAAATGCTTTCGGCAAATCATGTGAGCATGGTGGGGAAATATCCCATGATTTTGCACAATATTTTGATTTCGATGTCGCCAAGAAACATTTCGAATCCGAATGTGGTTTTGCTGACTCCGGGTATTTACAATTCGGCTTATTACGAACACACTTTTTTAGCCCGACAAATGGGAGTTCCGCTTGTAGAAGGTCGTGATTTAGTGGTAAACAACAACAGAGTTTATATGAAAACTACTTCGGGATTGCAACAAGTAGATGTGATTTACAGACGTTTGGACGATGAATATATGGATCCATTGGTCTTTAAACCAGACAGTACTTTAGGAGTTCCTGGATTGATAAGCGCCTATAAACACGGTAATGTTGCCCTAGTAAATGCTGTTGGAAATGGGGTTGCCGATGACAAAGCGGTTTATGCTTTTGTACCTCAAATGATAAAATTTTACCTCAACGAAGAGCCTATTCTGAAAAATGTTCCTACCTACCAAATGGAAAACGAAGAGGAAAGAGAACATGTATTTGCCAATATGGAAAATATGGTTATCAAAGAAACCAATCAAAGTGGTGGCTACGGAATGATTATGGGGAACAAAGCCACTCAAGAAGAACTAGAAAAAGGCAAAATTGCCATTCTGGCCGATCCTCGTAATTTCATCGCTCAACCAATTATTCAGCTTAGCACCGTGCCATGTTTGATTGATGGGGAATTAAAACTGCGACATGTAGATTTAAGACCTTATGCTTTGTGTGGGCCTAATGGGGTAGAAATTGTTCCTGGTGGACTAACCAGAGTAGCTTTGACCGAAGGTTCGCTAGTCGTTAACTCTTCGCAAGGTGGTGGCAGTAAAGACACTTGGATAATAGAGTAA
- a CDS encoding sialate O-acetylesterase — translation MKNNIITFVLFLTFYNSAFANITLPNVISDNMVLQRNAEVTIWGWADAQEEIVVSPSWNNQTYKVKTNNQAKWEIQIPTPKEGGPYTISIKGYNEIVLKNILIGEVWICSGQSNMEMNAGWGIENGDEAVKNATNPNIRFFKIPKLTATTPQNNLSGNWTESTPETMKYFSAVGYFFAKRLQEDLKNVPIGLISSNWGGTPAEIWTPEEVIQNDAILLEAAKTRKEERYGPNQPGRAFNAMIYPLINFKIAGVIWYQGESNVGSSVYDKTFSALITSWRKLWKSDFPFYYVQIAPFNYGENHFAGAIIRDAQRKVLQVVPNTGMAITSDISPIDDIHPKDKKSVGIRLANLALVNTYKTNTALANGPLYKGIKIEKNKVIVAFDFADGLHFSNTKVNQFEIAGADGVYYEAVAIIKNNSVILQSDKVKTPVKVRFEWKNNAQSQLFNKANLPASSFLSE, via the coding sequence ATGAAAAATAATATAATCACATTCGTTCTTTTTTTGACATTTTACAATTCGGCTTTCGCCAATATTACGCTGCCGAATGTAATTTCGGATAATATGGTTTTGCAACGCAATGCTGAAGTTACCATTTGGGGTTGGGCAGATGCACAGGAAGAAATAGTCGTTTCTCCAAGTTGGAACAATCAAACCTATAAAGTCAAAACCAACAATCAGGCGAAATGGGAAATCCAGATTCCAACGCCCAAAGAAGGTGGACCATACACGATTTCTATAAAAGGCTACAATGAAATTGTCTTGAAAAACATCCTAATTGGCGAAGTTTGGATTTGTTCTGGACAATCTAATATGGAAATGAATGCCGGTTGGGGAATCGAAAACGGTGATGAAGCAGTCAAAAATGCCACAAATCCGAATATCCGATTTTTTAAAATTCCTAAATTAACGGCTACAACTCCTCAAAATAATTTATCAGGAAACTGGACAGAAAGCACGCCCGAAACGATGAAATATTTCAGTGCTGTGGGTTATTTTTTTGCCAAACGTTTGCAGGAAGATTTAAAAAATGTGCCCATCGGTTTGATTTCGTCCAATTGGGGAGGAACTCCAGCAGAAATTTGGACACCAGAAGAAGTGATTCAAAACGATGCTATTTTATTAGAAGCCGCCAAAACCCGAAAAGAAGAAAGATATGGACCAAACCAACCCGGACGCGCGTTCAATGCGATGATTTATCCATTGATAAACTTCAAAATCGCTGGCGTGATTTGGTATCAAGGCGAAAGCAACGTAGGTTCGTCAGTTTATGACAAAACCTTTTCGGCTTTAATTACCTCTTGGAGGAAATTATGGAAATCGGATTTTCCGTTTTATTACGTTCAGATTGCGCCTTTTAATTACGGAGAAAATCATTTTGCAGGAGCAATAATCCGAGATGCGCAACGAAAAGTGTTGCAAGTAGTTCCCAATACTGGAATGGCAATCACCAGCGACATTTCGCCTATTGACGACATTCATCCAAAAGACAAAAAATCGGTGGGAATTCGTTTGGCGAATTTGGCATTAGTGAATACGTATAAAACCAATACTGCATTAGCTAACGGACCACTTTACAAAGGAATAAAAATTGAAAAAAATAAAGTAATAGTTGCTTTCGATTTCGCCGATGGATTGCATTTTTCAAATACTAAAGTCAATCAATTTGAAATAGCTGGAGCGGATGGCGTTTATTATGAAGCTGTGGCAATCATCAAAAATAATTCAGTAATTCTACAATCGGATAAAGTGAAAACACCTGTAAAAGTGCGTTTCGAATGGAAAAATAATGCACAATCTCAACTTTTTAATAAAGCCAATTTACCCGCTTCGTCTTTTTTAAGCGAGTAA
- a CDS encoding RHS repeat domain-containing protein yields the protein MKFRIFIPIYFLSISFLFSQTNMNEYYKKNKICEVKILSFFGNETRPKNIQITKYDSKGNEITSLIYNDNNKLLSKFEFQYDSNNSKTITIENGKKDLYNELHYKYDFENKIIEQWSKSFSDKFYYDLKNKIYKIIHTNKSKNETKEILFKYDEKGNKLAEYVDGNPFHINQFYKYNDNNQIIEEENFYHLDGKDKLYNKFLYLYDENKRLISKNYIDGYSKENDVEYSYDKFGNVTTINVKGESLTTNFYNQENLITKKEITKLTYDVKIIQVYQYNICK from the coding sequence ATGAAATTTAGAATATTTATTCCAATATATTTTTTATCAATATCTTTTTTATTTTCACAAACTAATATGAATGAATATTATAAAAAGAATAAAATTTGTGAAGTAAAAATTCTTTCCTTTTTTGGTAATGAAACAAGACCTAAAAACATACAAATTACTAAATATGACTCAAAAGGGAATGAAATAACATCTTTGATATATAATGATAACAATAAATTACTTTCTAAATTTGAATTTCAATATGACAGTAATAATTCCAAAACGATAACTATCGAAAACGGAAAAAAGGATTTGTATAATGAACTTCATTATAAATATGACTTTGAAAATAAAATAATTGAACAATGGAGTAAGAGTTTTTCAGATAAGTTTTATTATGATTTAAAAAATAAAATTTATAAAATAATTCATACGAATAAATCAAAAAATGAAACTAAAGAAATTTTGTTTAAATATGATGAAAAAGGGAATAAATTAGCTGAATATGTTGATGGCAACCCTTTTCATATTAATCAATTTTATAAATACAATGATAATAATCAAATTATTGAAGAAGAAAATTTTTATCATTTAGACGGAAAAGATAAACTTTATAATAAGTTTTTATATTTATATGATGAAAACAAAAGACTAATTTCAAAAAATTATATTGATGGCTATTCAAAGGAGAATGATGTTGAATATTCTTATGATAAATTTGGAAATGTAACTACAATTAATGTGAAAGGCGAATCATTAACAACAAATTTTTATAATCAGGAAAATTTAATTACAAAAAAAGAAATTACCAAGTTGACTTATGATGTAAAGATAATTCAGGTTTATCAATATAACATTTGTAAATAA
- a CDS encoding glycoside hydrolase family 26 protein, translating to MKTTNKSLILIGLLVLTACSKDEPTSDSVLIIPPVLVTDVLTSANVKTYMVDPNATAETVALFYNLKKLAKTKFAIGQQDAFNSFYNNGSSTESDIKKTTGFDPAVLSSDFMFITDKNNTGQANNWFYQQEVIITDDVKEAYAKGMINTFSWHIREPNKEDSFYASDMTADQKVTAFKSILPGGTYHAWYKAKLDKVASVFLNLKGSKGELIPIIFRPFHEFDGSWFWWGANFCTPEEYKTAYKFTVEYLRDTKGVHNILYAFSPDNSYTTSDNYLSRYPGDAYVDVLGMDNYGDFAAGQGQTGSDRANLKLKMISDLAVAKVKIAALTETGYQVTATTPAITDWFSTYLYNALTANNIEISYVVFWNNHQNGYYVPTPTASNASDFKTFTTKSKSTLVNTLPKMYVLPN from the coding sequence ATGAAAACTACAAATAAGAGCTTAATTCTAATCGGCTTGTTAGTGCTGACGGCTTGTTCTAAAGATGAGCCTACATCAGATTCTGTCTTGATAATTCCACCTGTTCTGGTTACTGATGTTTTGACCAGCGCAAACGTAAAAACCTATATGGTCGATCCAAATGCTACGGCAGAAACAGTGGCTTTGTTTTATAATTTAAAGAAATTAGCCAAAACAAAATTTGCTATTGGTCAACAAGATGCGTTCAATTCTTTTTACAACAACGGTTCTTCAACCGAGTCGGACATCAAAAAAACTACGGGTTTTGACCCTGCTGTTCTGTCCTCTGATTTTATGTTTATTACCGACAAAAACAATACTGGTCAAGCCAACAATTGGTTTTACCAGCAAGAAGTGATTATTACCGATGATGTAAAAGAAGCCTACGCCAAAGGAATGATTAACACTTTCTCTTGGCACATTCGTGAACCTAATAAAGAAGACAGTTTTTATGCTTCTGATATGACTGCGGATCAAAAGGTAACTGCTTTCAAAAGTATTTTACCTGGAGGTACCTATCACGCTTGGTACAAGGCAAAACTCGACAAAGTAGCCAGCGTTTTCCTGAATTTAAAAGGTTCTAAAGGCGAATTGATTCCCATTATTTTCAGACCTTTTCACGAATTTGATGGCAGTTGGTTTTGGTGGGGAGCTAATTTTTGTACGCCCGAAGAATACAAAACAGCATACAAATTTACCGTAGAATATTTAAGAGATACCAAGGGCGTTCACAATATTTTATATGCTTTTTCTCCTGACAACTCCTACACTACGTCCGACAATTATTTGAGTCGTTATCCTGGCGATGCCTACGTGGATGTTTTAGGAATGGATAATTATGGTGATTTTGCTGCTGGACAAGGACAAACAGGTTCGGATAGAGCCAATCTCAAACTGAAAATGATTTCGGATTTGGCTGTAGCCAAAGTAAAAATAGCCGCTCTGACCGAAACGGGCTACCAAGTAACAGCAACAACACCAGCCATAACGGATTGGTTTTCGACCTATTTGTACAATGCCCTAACTGCAAACAATATCGAAATAAGTTATGTTGTTTTTTGGAACAATCATCAAAATGGCTATTATGTTCCAACGCCAACAGCGTCTAATGCTTCTGATTTTAAAACATTTACCACGAAATCAAAATCCACTTTGGTGAATACGTTGCCCAAAATGTATGTTTTACCTAATTAA
- a CDS encoding glycoside hydrolase 5 family protein, with protein MKNFIFTFLLVCCVITIGFSQKQQPRITVKGTQFFKADQPYSYIGTNYWYGSLLASKKVGDRKRLLRELDLMQKNGIDNLRILVGADGGKYDFTVRPALQYAQGKYDPDLLDGLDFLIAEMGKRKMYAVLFLTNNWEWSGGMSQYLEWSGKGAIPVPAIPPNTWPQFMSYTEKFYSCESCMEALNNHVKFIMTRTNAYTKRKYNDDNTIMAWQVGNEPRLFTVENEAKFTAWLNNIVDLMDSLDKNHLISTGSEGLNSSNDKIEIFERTHQNPNIDYLTMHIWPKNWNWFKADDAEKTLPTTLENAGKYIDAHIQVAQNLKRPIIIEEFGLPRENESLISSSNVANRDVFYNYIFNRVLESHKNKGVLQAANFWGFGGEGKAVTLDGKWKPGDPLTTDPPQEPQGLNSVFSSDKSTLDIVKKYNLELK; from the coding sequence ATGAAAAACTTCATCTTCACTTTTTTACTCGTTTGCTGTGTAATAACCATTGGTTTTTCGCAGAAACAACAACCCAGAATCACGGTAAAAGGCACTCAATTCTTCAAAGCAGATCAACCCTATTCTTATATTGGAACCAATTATTGGTACGGAAGTTTGTTGGCTTCCAAGAAAGTGGGCGACCGAAAAAGACTGCTGCGAGAACTGGATTTGATGCAAAAAAACGGTATCGACAACTTGAGAATTTTGGTAGGAGCCGATGGTGGGAAATACGATTTTACCGTTCGTCCCGCTTTACAATACGCACAAGGAAAATACGACCCAGACTTGCTGGACGGTTTGGATTTCCTGATTGCCGAAATGGGCAAACGCAAGATGTACGCCGTTTTATTTTTGACCAATAACTGGGAATGGTCGGGCGGAATGTCACAATACTTGGAATGGTCTGGAAAAGGAGCGATTCCGGTTCCTGCTATTCCACCCAATACTTGGCCGCAATTTATGTCTTATACCGAAAAATTCTACAGCTGTGAATCGTGTATGGAAGCTTTGAATAATCACGTGAAGTTTATTATGACGAGAACCAATGCCTACACCAAAAGAAAGTACAACGATGACAATACTATTATGGCTTGGCAAGTCGGCAACGAACCGAGACTTTTTACCGTGGAAAATGAAGCCAAATTTACCGCTTGGCTCAACAACATTGTCGATTTGATGGATAGCTTGGACAAAAATCATTTGATTTCGACTGGTTCCGAAGGATTGAATAGTTCGAACGACAAGATAGAAATTTTCGAAAGAACGCATCAAAACCCGAATATCGATTATTTGACTATGCACATTTGGCCCAAAAACTGGAATTGGTTCAAAGCCGACGATGCCGAAAAAACCTTGCCAACCACATTAGAAAATGCCGGAAAATATATTGATGCCCACATCCAAGTGGCGCAAAATCTAAAAAGACCGATTATTATTGAAGAATTTGGTTTGCCAAGAGAAAACGAAAGTTTAATTTCTAGTTCAAATGTAGCCAATCGAGATGTTTTTTACAATTATATCTTCAATAGAGTTCTGGAAAGTCATAAAAATAAGGGCGTGTTGCAAGCCGCCAATTTCTGGGGATTTGGTGGCGAAGGTAAAGCCGTTACCCTAGACGGAAAATGGAAACCAGGTGATCCATTAACCACCGATCCACCGCAAGAACCACAGGGATTGAACAGTGTTTTTTCTTCGGATAAATCGACTTTGGATATTGTGAAAAAGTATAATTTGGAGTTGAAGTAA
- the bglX gene encoding beta-glucosidase BglX produces MKNKKIIITGFFSLITIGTMNAQKKPHLDKTKPIEERISLLMKEMTIEEKVGQMNQYNGFWEVTGPAPKTGNAEIKYKHLRDGWVGSMLTVRGVKEVRAVQKIAVEETRLGIPLIIGFDVIHGYKTLSPIPLAEAASWDLEAIKKSAQIAADEASASGINWTFGPMVDISRDARWGRVMEGAGEDPYLGSKIATARVKGFQGETKADLSKVNTIAACAKHFAAYGFAEAGLEYNTVDISNATLYNTVLPPFKAANDAGVRTYMNSFNILNGIPATGSSFLQRDILKGKWKFDGFVITDWASIKEMVSHGFAKDGAEASEKAVKAGSDMDMESHLYVKELVKLVKDGKVKEALVDDAVRRILRVKFELGLFDDPYKYCDEAREKATIGNKANNDGVLDMAKKSIVLLKNDKNLLPLKKSGQKIALIGALANDKNSPLGSWRIAADDNTAVSVLEGMQQYKNNQLTFEKGADVVVEKQSFKDELVFNTTDKSGFEAAKKVAANADVVVMVLGEIGFQSGEGRSRTNLDLPGVQQELLEEIYKVNPNIVLVLNNGRPLALPWAAEHIPAIVEAWHLGTQTGNAVAQVLYGDYNPSGKLPMSFPRNVGQCPIYYNHFNTGRPNNSDKNVFWSHYTDVEKTPQFPFGFGLSYTTFDYKNLKINKTAFAKGEAVKVSVEVTNSGNYDGKEVVQLYIHDVAASLARPVKELKGFELIELKKGETKTVTLTLTDKELGFFDNDGNYLVEPGTFKIMVGGSSDKGLEGSFELE; encoded by the coding sequence ATGAAAAACAAAAAAATAATCATCACAGGATTTTTTAGCCTGATTACCATTGGAACTATGAACGCACAAAAAAAACCACATTTAGATAAAACAAAACCTATTGAAGAACGCATTTCATTGTTAATGAAAGAAATGACCATCGAAGAAAAAGTGGGTCAAATGAATCAATACAATGGTTTTTGGGAAGTAACAGGCCCAGCACCAAAAACTGGAAACGCCGAAATAAAATACAAACATTTGCGTGACGGTTGGGTCGGTTCGATGTTAACGGTTCGTGGTGTGAAAGAAGTGCGTGCAGTCCAAAAAATTGCTGTCGAAGAAACGCGATTGGGAATTCCATTAATCATAGGTTTTGATGTCATTCACGGATACAAAACGTTGAGTCCAATTCCGTTGGCAGAAGCGGCCAGTTGGGATTTGGAAGCGATCAAAAAATCGGCTCAAATTGCGGCTGACGAAGCTTCGGCATCGGGAATTAACTGGACTTTTGGCCCAATGGTCGATATTTCCCGTGACGCACGTTGGGGAAGAGTGATGGAAGGTGCCGGCGAAGACCCGTATTTGGGAAGCAAAATTGCAACGGCCAGAGTCAAAGGTTTTCAAGGAGAAACCAAAGCCGATTTATCGAAAGTAAATACCATTGCGGCTTGCGCCAAACATTTTGCAGCCTACGGTTTTGCCGAAGCTGGACTGGAATACAACACGGTTGATATTAGTAATGCCACGCTTTACAACACGGTTTTGCCACCATTCAAGGCGGCAAACGATGCTGGAGTGCGAACCTATATGAATTCCTTTAATATTTTGAACGGAATTCCTGCTACAGGAAGTAGTTTTTTGCAAAGAGACATCTTAAAAGGCAAATGGAAATTTGACGGATTCGTAATTACCGATTGGGCTTCTATCAAAGAAATGGTTTCGCACGGTTTTGCCAAAGATGGAGCCGAAGCTTCTGAAAAAGCCGTGAAAGCAGGTTCGGATATGGATATGGAATCGCATTTGTATGTAAAAGAATTGGTCAAATTGGTCAAAGACGGAAAAGTAAAAGAAGCTTTGGTGGACGATGCCGTTCGAAGAATTCTTCGGGTAAAATTCGAATTGGGATTGTTTGACGATCCTTACAAATATTGCGACGAAGCTAGAGAAAAAGCGACCATTGGCAACAAAGCCAACAACGACGGGGTTTTGGATATGGCCAAAAAATCAATCGTCTTGTTAAAGAATGATAAGAATTTGTTGCCGCTAAAAAAATCAGGACAAAAAATTGCCTTGATTGGCGCTTTGGCCAATGACAAAAACAGCCCATTGGGAAGTTGGCGAATTGCTGCCGACGACAATACTGCTGTTTCGGTTTTGGAAGGAATGCAACAGTACAAAAACAACCAACTGACTTTCGAAAAAGGAGCTGATGTAGTGGTGGAAAAACAGTCTTTCAAAGATGAATTGGTTTTCAACACCACCGATAAATCTGGATTTGAAGCTGCTAAAAAAGTAGCAGCCAATGCCGATGTTGTGGTGATGGTTTTGGGTGAAATTGGTTTCCAATCGGGGGAAGGTCGTAGTAGAACGAATCTGGATTTGCCGGGTGTTCAGCAAGAATTGTTGGAAGAAATCTACAAAGTTAACCCGAATATTGTATTAGTGTTAAACAACGGAAGACCTTTGGCTTTGCCTTGGGCAGCCGAACATATTCCTGCCATTGTCGAGGCTTGGCACTTGGGGACTCAAACTGGAAATGCTGTGGCGCAAGTCTTGTATGGAGATTACAATCCGAGTGGAAAATTACCAATGTCTTTCCCAAGAAACGTGGGGCAATGTCCTATTTATTACAACCATTTCAATACGGGAAGACCTAATAATAGTGATAAAAATGTGTTTTGGTCGCATTATACCGACGTGGAGAAAACACCACAATTCCCTTTTGGATTTGGATTGAGTTACACGACTTTCGACTATAAAAATTTGAAAATCAACAAAACGGCTTTCGCCAAAGGAGAAGCGGTAAAAGTTTCGGTTGAGGTGACCAATTCTGGGAATTACGATGGAAAAGAAGTGGTTCAATTGTACATTCACGATGTTGCCGCCAGTTTGGCAAGACCGGTAAAAGAGTTAAAAGGTTTTGAATTAATCGAATTGAAAAAAGGTGAAACCAAAACTGTTACGCTGACTTTAACCGACAAAGAATTGGGTTTCTTTGACAATGACGGCAATTATTTAGTAGAACCGGGAACTTTCAAAATTATGGTGGGAGGAAGCTCCGACAAAGGTTTGGAAGGTAGTTTTGAGTTGGAGTAA
- a CDS encoding SGNH/GDSL hydrolase family protein: MIFRKIQLLIVVFAISLTSLAQKEEQTQSHFHYQGRIEKIEENKAILVGAASSISFDFKGNSCSISLQSLVDHQNYVSLELDGKYIGRIRIEKGEAKSFPITVTEKKNTHHLAIYKATEAANGGVLFAGTTAQLIESTAPKNKKKIELIGDSITCGFGNDATTIPCGTGDWFDQHNAYLAYGPVLSRALNLDFVLSSVSGYGMYRNWNDEHLLEPIIPDVYENLYLNTDKSKLYDFKFQPDLVSICLGTNDLSDGDGKKPRLPFNEEKYVSNYIEFIKTVYKHAPNTRIVVLNSPMVSGDRNVTLVKCLKKVIQAFENDTIHKKIELFEFQPMIPKGCGYHPDMNDDKIMAEQLIPFFKKLLDEK, translated from the coding sequence ATGATATTTAGAAAAATTCAGCTCTTAATTGTAGTATTTGCAATTTCGTTAACATCTTTGGCTCAAAAGGAGGAGCAAACCCAATCGCATTTTCATTACCAAGGGAGAATAGAAAAAATAGAGGAAAATAAAGCCATATTGGTTGGTGCAGCCTCTTCCATTTCTTTTGATTTTAAAGGAAATTCTTGTTCCATTTCTTTGCAAAGTTTGGTCGATCACCAAAATTACGTTTCACTTGAACTCGACGGAAAATATATAGGAAGAATAAGAATCGAAAAAGGCGAAGCCAAATCTTTCCCAATCACAGTCACCGAAAAGAAAAACACCCACCATCTCGCCATTTACAAAGCTACCGAAGCAGCCAATGGTGGCGTTTTATTTGCAGGAACAACAGCCCAATTAATTGAAAGTACAGCCCCCAAAAACAAGAAAAAAATAGAACTCATTGGCGATTCCATCACCTGTGGATTTGGCAACGATGCCACCACAATTCCTTGTGGAACGGGCGATTGGTTCGACCAGCATAACGCCTATTTGGCTTATGGTCCAGTGCTTTCTAGAGCTTTGAATCTCGATTTTGTATTAAGTTCCGTTTCGGGTTACGGAATGTATCGCAACTGGAACGACGAGCATCTGTTAGAACCCATTATCCCCGATGTTTATGAAAATTTATATCTCAATACAGATAAATCAAAACTCTACGATTTTAAATTTCAACCCGATTTGGTAAGCATTTGTTTGGGAACCAACGACCTTTCCGATGGCGATGGTAAAAAACCGAGACTGCCCTTCAACGAAGAAAAATACGTTTCGAATTACATCGAATTCATCAAAACCGTTTACAAACACGCTCCTAACACTCGAATTGTTGTGCTCAACAGTCCAATGGTTTCGGGAGATAGAAATGTGACTTTGGTAAAATGTTTGAAAAAAGTAATTCAAGCATTCGAAAACGACACTATTCACAAAAAAATCGAATTGTTTGAATTCCAACCAATGATTCCAAAAGGGTGCGGCTATCATCCCGATATGAATGATGATAAAATTATGGCAGAACAATTAATTCCTTTCTTTAAAAAATTATTAGATGAAAAATAA
- a CDS encoding aldo/keto reductase: protein MEYNRCGKSGLKLPQISLGLWHNFGSVDSFENAESIAKAAFDKGITHFDLANNYGPVPGSAETNFGKILKNNFQGNLRDEIVISTKAGYTMWDGPYGDWGSRKYMLSSLDQSLKRMDLEYVDIFYSHRFDPETPLEETMTALDYAVRSGKALYAGISNYPPQQTAEASAILKELGTPCLIHQVKYSMFVRTPEEGLLDVLGEKGIGCIAFSPLAQGLLTDKYLKGIPENSRASKAGFLKPEYITEEKIKIIVALNDIAQERNQTLAQMALAWLLKDNRITSVLIGASSVGQLQNNIDALGNIDFTQAELGKIEAILASV, encoded by the coding sequence ATGGAATACAATAGATGTGGGAAAAGTGGTTTGAAATTGCCGCAAATTTCCTTGGGATTATGGCACAACTTCGGTTCGGTGGATTCATTCGAAAATGCCGAGAGTATTGCCAAAGCGGCTTTCGACAAAGGAATCACCCATTTTGATTTGGCCAATAATTACGGGCCTGTTCCGGGTTCGGCGGAGACTAATTTTGGTAAAATCCTCAAAAACAATTTTCAAGGAAATTTGCGTGATGAAATCGTGATTTCGACCAAAGCAGGTTACACGATGTGGGATGGGCCTTATGGCGATTGGGGTTCTCGCAAATATATGTTGTCGAGTTTGGATCAAAGTTTGAAACGAATGGATTTGGAATACGTGGATATTTTCTATTCGCACCGTTTTGACCCCGAAACGCCTTTGGAAGAAACGATGACGGCCTTGGATTATGCCGTTCGAAGTGGAAAAGCTTTGTATGCAGGAATTTCCAATTATCCGCCCCAACAAACCGCCGAAGCTTCGGCGATTCTGAAAGAATTGGGAACGCCTTGTTTGATTCATCAAGTGAAATATTCGATGTTTGTTCGCACGCCCGAAGAAGGTTTGTTGGACGTTTTGGGAGAAAAAGGAATTGGTTGCATCGCCTTTTCGCCATTGGCACAAGGACTTTTGACCGATAAATACCTCAAAGGAATTCCCGAAAATTCGAGAGCTTCCAAAGCAGGATTTTTGAAACCCGAATACATCACCGAAGAAAAAATCAAGATAATCGTGGCATTGAATGACATTGCTCAAGAAAGAAACCAAACTTTGGCTCAAATGGCATTGGCTTGGTTGCTCAAGGACAACCGAATTACTTCGGTGTTGATTGGTGCGAGCTCGGTGGGACAATTGCAGAACAATATTGATGCGTTGGGAAATATCGATTTTACGCAAGCAGAATTGGGCAAGATTGAAGCTATTTTGGCGTCTGTGTAA